GTGATTATCTGGTAGGTGTCCTTCTTCCCGTTCATGTAGTCAGCGAGCTGGGCTATGAGCGAGCCCGATAAATCAATCGTGGCGTGAACGTCCGGATACTGGCTCAGGTAGTGGGCCATCTTCCAGTAGTTGTTTGCCGCGTGGAGCCTGACCCAGGGCCTGGTGTAGACGTCCTGGACCGGGTCGTAGTAGTAGGGCTGGTGCTGGTGCCAGACTATTATGACGTTGAGCGGCTTCGGCTCGGCCGCCCCAACGCCCTTGAAGCTTACTCCCATCAGGCTTCCAACCATCAAAAAGGCAAGGAAAAGGGCAGCAACCCTCCTCATATTATCACCTCACTCCTTGAGACCTCCAACTGTAAGACCGCTCCTTATGTAGTTCTGGGCGAGCATGAACGCCACGAACACCGGCAGGGCGAAGAGCAGTGCCGCGGCCGCGAAGTAGCTCCAGTCTATTCCCCTGCCTATGCCGCCCAGGAGAAGGTATATCCACACCGACAGCGGCTGGTGTGGCTCGGTCAGCAGCAGGCTTGCCAGGATGAACTCGGTCCATCCTCCGATAAACGCGAATATTGTGACCGTGGCTATTCCTGGCAGCGCCATCGGGAGGAGCACGTGCCTGATTATCTGGAGGTAGCTGGCGCCGTCCACCAGGGCAGCCTCGTCGAAGTCCGGGCTTATGGAGTCTATGTATCCCTTGAGCAGCCAGGTGTTGAAGGGAACGCTTCCGGCGGCATAGATGAAGGACAGCACCGGCAGCTTGTCGTAGAGGCCCAGCTTGACTATCATACCGTAGAGGGCTATAAGGCCCGCTATTCCGAGACCGCCCGCCACCTGCGTGAACATCAGGTAGAAGTAGAGCACGTGCTCCCTGCCGAAGAACTTCATGCGCGAGAATGCGTAGGCGGCTGGGACGACGAACACGAGCGTCAGCAGCACCGTTATTGTGGCTATGATGAGGCTGTTCTTGAGGTAGCCGAAGAACTTCGAGTTGACGAACTTCCCCACCCTCGTGAACCTGACGGTTCCGCTGTTCCTCGCAACGACGTACTTCTCCATCGGGCCCGAGACGTGGGTGCCCTCAATGGTTCCGCCCTTCAGCTCAACGTTCCTCATTATCGCGAAGCCCACAGTGCCGTCGTCGTTCATCCTTGTGAGGATGAAGAGTCCCTTGACCTCACCCTTCAGCTGTCCCTGAGCGTTGACGTCCGTTGAAACGTCGAAAACCAGGTTTTTCACAGGGATCTCAAACACCAGTCCTGTGAAGGGCCCGTATTTGACCTCGCCCTTTATCGTCCCTTCCAGCAGGTACAGCCTGCCGTCCTGAACGTGGGCGCTTCCCTCGAGGGTTCCTGTGAAGTTCTCCGAGAGTTTGCTTCCTGAGAATCCAAAGAGCACCTCCCTGTACGAGTCAAGGCTGACGTTTCGGGGGATAATGTGGAACTCCGTGGTTGCGAGCGTTGAGCCCGGGCTTATTGAGACGACGAAGATGTAGTAGACCGGGAAGAGTATGATAAACATGACGAAGATCGCCAGCAGGGTCAGGACAAAGCTCCTGACGACCTCCCCTTTGCGCCTTCCCATCATCCCTTGGCACCCTCCTGAAGCTTGGTTATCCTGACGTTAACGTACATGTACACGGCAAGCACGAGCGTGGCGATTATCATTATCGCCGCGGCCTTTCCGTAGTGGGGGCTGGCTCCGAAGGCCTTCCTGAAACCGTAGAGCAGTATGAACTTGTCCTCGAACAGGCCCGCGTTGTAGATGTAGGGCACCATGAAGTACTGGAAGCTCGCCGCGCTGGTGAGTATGGTGGCGAAGGCTATCGGTTTGCCGACTATCGGGAGGACCACGTGTCTCACCCTCTGCCAGTAGCTGGCTCCGTCTATTATCGCCGCCTCAACGAGCGTGTCAGGCACGGACTGGAGCGCCGCCGTGATGACGGTTATCATGAATGGGTACGCGAGCCACACCTCGATTATGTTGAGCGCGAGAAAGGCCCACATCGGGTCGTTAATCCAGTTGGGGAGGTTGTGAACCCCAAGGGATTTAAGCAGCTGGTTTATCGGCCCGAATATCGGGTCGAACATGAACTTCCAGACTGTAACGGAGAAGAGCAGCGGCAGCGCCCAGGGGATTATGAGGAGGGAGCGGTAGATCATTTTTCCCTTGACGTATCTGCTGTTGTAGAGCAGGCTGAGGATGATTCCCGCGAGAACCTTCAGGGTGACGCTGGTCACCACGAATATCCACGTCCACAGGAAGGCGCTCCTGAACGTTTCGTCGCCGAGTATCCAGCGGAAGTTCTCCAGACCAACGAACTGAAGCTGCGGGGCGTCCGGGGCCTGAACCGGAAAGTTGCCGAGCTGGGCGTTGGTGAATGCGAGATATATCGAGTATATTATCGGCCATAGGTTGAAAAACAGGAACGCTGCCATTCCAGGCAGGATTAGGAACAGAGCAATGGTCGTGGTCTTTTTCATTCCAATCCCTCCAAAAAGGTATGAAAAAGGAGAAAGGCTTCAGCCGTTCATGTTGTCGAGTATCTGCTGCTGGTACTTCTCGAGTATGGCCTTTATATCGGCGTTCTCCGGGTCCTGGAGTATCTCGTTGATTGCTCCATCGACGCCGCCCCAGACGGCGCCCATCTTCGGGCTCTTGGGCATCAGGTACGCGTGCTGAACGGCCTGCCCGAAGCCGTAGATAACGGGGTCGTTCTTGATGTCCGGGTCGTTGAGAACGGGGGTGAGAACGGGGATGTAACCGAGCTGGAGTGAGAGCTCCTTGATGACCTCTGGGGTGGTGGTGAACCACTTGACGAACTTCCAGGCGGCCTCCTTGTTCTTTATACCGGCCGCGAAGTAGATGTCCTTGACTCCACCGTACGGCCTTGGCCAGTACTCCTTGCCGTCCTTGGTTATCGGCGGGAGCGGGACGACGCCGAAGTCTATTCCGGCCTTCTTAACGTCGCTTATGCTCCACGGGCCGTTTATCATCATGGGAGCACGGCCCTCAAGGAATATGCTCTGCTGGGTTCCGTAGTCTGCGGTCGGGGCCATGTACGGCCAGATGTTCTGGAAGAAGAACTCGAAACCGTCTATCGTCTCGGGCTGGTCGAGACCGGGCATCTCACTCTGGTCGTCGAAGTAGTAGCCACCGAAGGCCTGGGCCCAGGCCGAGAGGAAGTAGGCGTTGAGCGGATACGCTATTCCGTACTTCTCATTGTCCGGGTCGTTGTACTGCTCCATTATCGCCTTCATTTCGTCGAAGGTCTTGGGCGGCTCGCTCACCATGTCCTTGTTGTATATGAGCGCGGTAGTCTCGGCCGCGAAGGGCATAGCGTAGTAGTGCCCCTTGTACTGCATGGCCTCTTGGGCCATCGGGGCGAAGCCGTTGAGGACGTCATCGGTGACGTAATCATCAATCGGCTCGAGCATGCCGGCCTCCGCGAACTTGCCTATCCAGTCGTGAGCCCAGATGAAGAGGTCCGGCCCCTGGCCGGTGGGTATGGCAGCCTTGAGGGCGCTCTCAAGCTCGGGCTTCTGCTCAAAGGTTATGGTGACGTCCGGGCACATGGCCATGTACTCCTCGGCGAGGCTCTGGAAGACCTCGAGTTCGTTGGGCTGCATGGCGTGCCAGATGACGACCTCCCCGCTTCCGCACTCCGTCTCGGGCGGGGTAGTGGTGGTCTCAGTGGGGCTCGGGCTGGAGGTGGTTGAACTCGGTGAGCTCGTGGTGGTCTCGGTTGGACTGGGGGAGCTGGTCGTCGTTGAACTCGGGCTCTCCCCTCCGGGGGATATACAGCCGCTGGCCACAACGCTGAGAACCAAAACCCCCACCAAAAGCAGGGCAAACAGTCCTTTCTTCATACCTTTATCACCCGCCTTGATTTTGGGTGATATAGTATCATCGACGGTGATATATATATCTTGCGCTTCTTTGATCAGAGTTGCTGGCCGTGCACATAGTTAGTCCTCCATGAAAAGAGTGGACCATAGGGGACGGGCCGGGGATGGGCTGTCTGTCCGTGGGGTGCCATCTGCCCCTTCCCCTCATCCCCCGGGAGAAGACGTCAGGGTGTCGTCACATGGAACACGCAGTCCTCAGGTTCCATCGAGTACCTGATCTCCACCCTGACCCGTTCGTCCCCGAGAACCCTCTCGTATATCATCGTGCGCCCCTGGAACCTTACGGGCACGAACTCGCCGAGCTGAAGCGCTCTGCTCCTCCTTCTGAGCCGTATCAGCCGTTTCGTGGTTTCGAAAATCTCAGTGTCCCACTTCCCCCTGTCCCATACCATGGACGCCCTCCCGGCACTCAGGCCACCGCCCAGCCGTCCTCTGAGTCCAATTTCATCGCCGTAGAATATCGATGGAATTCCCTTGTAGGTCATCAGGAAGGCCAGGGCGCAGAGGTATCTCCGCCTGTCCCCCACGAGGTCGAGGAAGCGTTCGGTGTCATGGTTGTCAAGGAAGTTGTACATCGCGTACTCCACGGGGCCCAGGTGGGCGCTCAGCAGCTCCAGGCCGTTGAGGAACTCCCCCGCGTCGATTTCACCCTCCGCGAAGAACCTGAGAATGAGCTCGTAGAGGGGGTAGTTCATGGTACCGTGGAATGCGTCGGGAACCCAGGGCCGGGGGTCGTCCATGACCTCCCCAACGAGGTACGCCTCCTCTGGCATGGCCTTCCGCATCTCCCTCCAGAGCTCCGGTGGAACGCCGTGAGCGACGTCCAGCCGCCAGCCGTCCGCTCCCCTCTCGAGCCAGTACTCCATTACCCCCCGGATGAACTTCCTTACCTCCGGGCTGTCGTGGTTGAGCCTCGGCATCAGCCACACCGAGTAGAAGCTCTCGTAGTTCCAGTCCAGGGATTTCATCCGCTGGTACCTCTCGATCCATGATTCTTCCGAATGCAGAATCCTCAGGAACTGCTCGGGAACGACGGGAAAGCCTGTTATGCGGTAGAACCCCCGGTACTTACTTCTTTCCCCTGCCCTCGCCACATCCTGGAAGTACGGGTGGAAGAAGCTCGTGTGGTGGAAAACCCCGTCGAGAATCAGCCTGATGTCCCGCTTTTTGAGTTCCCTCACCAGCTCCCTGAAGACCCCCCATCCTCCGAGCTTTCTGTCGATACTGAAGTAGTCGGTGACGTCGTAGCGGTGGTACGTCATGGACTCAAAGATGGGGGTGAGGTAGAGGGCGTTGACGCCGAGTTCTTCGAGGTGCCCCAGCCTCTTTATTATTCCGGCCAAATCGCCGCCGTGGGACTCCTCGCCCCTGAATGCCCTTCCCCTGGGCGTTCCGGGCAGGCCTCTCTCAAACCTGTCGGGCATTATCTGGTAAAAAACCCTCTCGTAGACCCAGCGGGGAGTTTCCGGGCGGTATGGAACGGCCCTGAATGGTCCCATTCTCTTTATCTGGCCTTTCCGCGTCTGAATCTCGAAGGAGTACTCCAGTTCGCCGTCTCCGGGCAGGACTGCCTCGAAGTACTCGAACAGCCCATCCCGGGCTTTTCTCCTCATCCCAACCATGCCCTCGCTTTCCGGGAGGACGAGGGTGGCCTTGGTGACTGCCCCCGCTTTCGCACTCAGGAGAACGTGGGTTCTTCCGGCAACGGTGTAGAGATAGGTCGCGCTCGGCGCGTGAAAGGGCCAGTCCCCACCGTCGATAACCGCGACGCTCGTTTCCCTTTCAAATTTGTACGAGAGCCTCCTGTAGACCTCCCGTCTGGGGTTTTCGGGGTCGGGGGTAAACTCGCCGTCGATGGAGAACGCGTAGTGCCAGATCCCCTCAGGCAGCTTTACAGCCGTCCTCCAGCGGTCCCCTTCCTTCCTCATCCTGAAGGAGCCTTCATTGAACGCGTTGAAGCTCCCGAGCAGGTACGCGTACTTTCTCCCTGGTCCCGCTGGAATCGAGAACTCGACGATCGCGACCCTCCCGAATTTCCGGTCCGGTTTGAACCCGAAAATTTTATACACTTTCATCACCCAAGATATCACCAGTGATGAATAAACTATCGCGAGTGAAACTTAAAAGATTGGAGGTCTCGGTATGAACGAAGAGGAAATAGTTGAAAAGCTTCAGAAGCTCGGTCTCACGAAGTACGAGAGCCTCGCATACATAACGCTCCTCAAACTC
The window above is part of the Thermococcus sp. JdF3 genome. Proteins encoded here:
- a CDS encoding ABC transporter permease subunit codes for the protein MMGRRKGEVVRSFVLTLLAIFVMFIILFPVYYIFVVSISPGSTLATTEFHIIPRNVSLDSYREVLFGFSGSKLSENFTGTLEGSAHVQDGRLYLLEGTIKGEVKYGPFTGLVFEIPVKNLVFDVSTDVNAQGQLKGEVKGLFILTRMNDDGTVGFAIMRNVELKGGTIEGTHVSGPMEKYVVARNSGTVRFTRVGKFVNSKFFGYLKNSLIIATITVLLTLVFVVPAAYAFSRMKFFGREHVLYFYLMFTQVAGGLGIAGLIALYGMIVKLGLYDKLPVLSFIYAAGSVPFNTWLLKGYIDSISPDFDEAALVDGASYLQIIRHVLLPMALPGIATVTIFAFIGGWTEFILASLLLTEPHQPLSVWIYLLLGGIGRGIDWSYFAAAALLFALPVFVAFMLAQNYIRSGLTVGGLKE
- a CDS encoding carbohydrate ABC transporter permease, encoding MKKTTTIALFLILPGMAAFLFFNLWPIIYSIYLAFTNAQLGNFPVQAPDAPQLQFVGLENFRWILGDETFRSAFLWTWIFVVTSVTLKVLAGIILSLLYNSRYVKGKMIYRSLLIIPWALPLLFSVTVWKFMFDPIFGPINQLLKSLGVHNLPNWINDPMWAFLALNIIEVWLAYPFMITVITAALQSVPDTLVEAAIIDGASYWQRVRHVVLPIVGKPIAFATILTSAASFQYFMVPYIYNAGLFEDKFILLYGFRKAFGASPHYGKAAAIMIIATLVLAVYMYVNVRITKLQEGAKG
- a CDS encoding extracellular solute-binding protein codes for the protein MKKGLFALLLVGVLVLSVVASGCISPGGESPSSTTTSSPSPTETTTSSPSSTTSSPSPTETTTTPPETECGSGEVVIWHAMQPNELEVFQSLAEEYMAMCPDVTITFEQKPELESALKAAIPTGQGPDLFIWAHDWIGKFAEAGMLEPIDDYVTDDVLNGFAPMAQEAMQYKGHYYAMPFAAETTALIYNKDMVSEPPKTFDEMKAIMEQYNDPDNEKYGIAYPLNAYFLSAWAQAFGGYYFDDQSEMPGLDQPETIDGFEFFFQNIWPYMAPTADYGTQQSIFLEGRAPMMINGPWSISDVKKAGIDFGVVPLPPITKDGKEYWPRPYGGVKDIYFAAGIKNKEAAWKFVKWFTTTPEVIKELSLQLGYIPVLTPVLNDPDIKNDPVIYGFGQAVQHAYLMPKSPKMGAVWGGVDGAINEILQDPENADIKAILEKYQQQILDNMNG
- a CDS encoding alpha amylase N-terminal ig-like domain-containing protein encodes the protein MKVYKIFGFKPDRKFGRVAIVEFSIPAGPGRKYAYLLGSFNAFNEGSFRMRKEGDRWRTAVKLPEGIWHYAFSIDGEFTPDPENPRREVYRRLSYKFERETSVAVIDGGDWPFHAPSATYLYTVAGRTHVLLSAKAGAVTKATLVLPESEGMVGMRRKARDGLFEYFEAVLPGDGELEYSFEIQTRKGQIKRMGPFRAVPYRPETPRWVYERVFYQIMPDRFERGLPGTPRGRAFRGEESHGGDLAGIIKRLGHLEELGVNALYLTPIFESMTYHRYDVTDYFSIDRKLGGWGVFRELVRELKKRDIRLILDGVFHHTSFFHPYFQDVARAGERSKYRGFYRITGFPVVPEQFLRILHSEESWIERYQRMKSLDWNYESFYSVWLMPRLNHDSPEVRKFIRGVMEYWLERGADGWRLDVAHGVPPELWREMRKAMPEEAYLVGEVMDDPRPWVPDAFHGTMNYPLYELILRFFAEGEIDAGEFLNGLELLSAHLGPVEYAMYNFLDNHDTERFLDLVGDRRRYLCALAFLMTYKGIPSIFYGDEIGLRGRLGGGLSAGRASMVWDRGKWDTEIFETTKRLIRLRRRSRALQLGEFVPVRFQGRTMIYERVLGDERVRVEIRYSMEPEDCVFHVTTP